In the Panthera uncia isolate 11264 unplaced genomic scaffold, Puncia_PCG_1.0 HiC_scaffold_1919, whole genome shotgun sequence genome, attggCCATTTTCACCATCTTAGCGTGAACAATTGCGTGAGTTTTTTGTACATTGACAAAGTGTTTTGTGAGCACCACCTACCTCTAgctccagaacatttccattgcCCCAAATggaaaccccctccccccccccccccgcttcgccgccccaccctcaccccagccccctggcgaccaccaatctgctttctgtccctaggGATTTGCCTGGTCCGGACGTCTCGTGTCAATGGAGTCATAGGCTCTGTGggcttttgtgactggcttctttcactcaccctgatgttttcaaggttcatccctgACCAACGGAGCGTCAGCGCTTCACCGCTTTTTGGGGCTGAGTAACATTCCGCTGTCTGGAGGCACCACGTttcatttatccactcatcagttagTTCATGCCTCTGCTGCCCTTGTCACTTTGTCAACATGAAACATTCAGGACAGTCCCAGCAGCGGATGCTGGGGCAGCAGGCACGAGTGTTTGGAACTCCCGTGGCCTCGGCCGGTCAGTGTGCCTTCCACTGGGACGGCACCACATGTGATTCTGAAGCGTGGCACGGGCTTCCCTGTTTTCCCATAGCCCGGCCAGCGCAGAACATCGGCACACTTCTGAATCTTTGCCAGTCTCATAGGGGAAAACAAACGACGCCTCAGAGTTGTGATGTGCAATTTTCCTGTTAGGAAAAAGTACCTTTGGGTGCGTTGGAACGACAATTTCCAGCTCTTTCTAAAAGTCTCGGTTCAAAACCTTTTGGCCATCCCTCTGAGTctgaagaggggaaggggcagagtttGAGGAGAGGGGGAAGCATGGGGGAGTGGGGTTCAGCTTCTCACCGTCAAGAAGGCTCTCAgaatttatcccattttacagatgtggaaactgaggcacaggggggTTAAGATTGCACAGTGAGTCAGGGTCTGGAAGGGAGTTGAACTGGGTCTGCCTGACGCTAGGACCCCAGGGAGGCGGAAACCCTCTCCTAGCCCACCCTCCTTCATCTACTCTTGTCACTACGCTTTGGGTCTGACTCAGGTACCTGTCTCCTTCTGGAACGCTGGTCTCCTGCCCAGGTTCCCCACCTCCAGACAGCAGGCTCGCTCACTCTGGAGGAATCTTTGGACACAGCactcctccactgctcacacaTCTTCCTTGGCTCCCCACGGCCCTGGGAATAACGCCCCACTCCTCAGCCTGGCTTCTGAGGCCGGCACTGCCCACCGCCTGCCCACACCACCACTTCCTCCTCTTAGCCTGTCCATCTAGCCACTCCACTCCTAAATGCACAGTCCCAGCCCACCATGCTTTCTCAAGCTGCAGGGCCTCCACGCTGCATTCGTTTCTGCCAGCTACTGTGACTCACCCCCAAGTCCTGAAATCAACATCTCCTCTCCCAGGGAGCCCTCCTCACAGCCCCCTCCACAGTGGAGGCATCACTGTACAGGAGCAGGAGCTCTGAGTCTGCCGGGGAGGCTAGCAGCTGGGAGAGTCAAAGGCAGGTTTTAGGAATTCTTGGCAAAACTCTACTCACGTGTTGAAGCCCCAATTCTAATGCTCCCTCCTCTAGGAACCCTTACcggactctgcccctccctctgaccctgaCCCGACTCCACTGGACTGGGTGTGTCTGTGGCTAGCTCTGTTCTCTCCAAAGACTGGGTTGCTCCACCAGAACCTGGCCATAGCCGAGGCCTTTTGGAAGTCCAGCATGGgtgattgttgaatgaatatgtgAATGCGTGGCTTGGGCGGCAACCGAGTTGAGACCAGGAAGCGAGATGATGAAGCGAGATGATGAGATAGCAGTCATTCGGGGTGTTAATGGGGGACATGTAGTCACTGGGTtccagcaagagagaagcaggtcgcccctccccctcccgtgAGAATCCTGGGCCTGAGgtcttgcgggggggggggggggcgtgtctctgtgtcttcattcTTCCCCTCAGCCTTGCACCCGGACACCAGTTCCTCTTCCCCTGAGTCTCTGGGTGCGGATCCTGAGGAGCGCCCGGGACCAGAGCGAATCCGCAGAGGGTGCTGACCGCTTGGGCCCTCTCGTGCAGGTCAGCCACCACGCAGCCGTCCCGCGCCAGAGCCTTCCAGCACCGCCGAGGCAAAAGCGTGGCGGTGGGACCACAAAGGTAGGACGGAGGCGCTAGAACTGGGGTCCGAGAAGGGGCCTCAAACCAAATTGTAGGGGGTTCCTTTCAGCAGCCCCACCCCAGATCAGCCCAAGACTCCCAACACTTCGCAGTTCCGGAAGAAACAATTAGTTGGGCCAGGGGCGGGCCGTTTCCGGGGCAACCGCTTATTTTGCATATGGTCCCGTCTTGGCCAATGAGGGCGCCCGAAATAttcggggtggggaggggaggggacgaaAAACTTAACCCGAAGGGGCTCCacggagagaaggggaggggctgatTGGGTCGGGTCTCCTCCTCGCCTTCCAAGACCTTCGGGCCCTGGAATTACGTCCCCGGTTCCCAGAGGGGGCGACTGGGGCCAGACAGAGGCTAGAGCCGACCAGAGGGGAGGCACACTAGAGGCTGCGTGTAATCATTTCCGAAGGAGCCTGAGTCACtctgaaataagaataatattaatattaacattgACATTAATATTAACATTGACATTAATATTAATACACAGGCAGTGAGGGTGAAGTGTCCACAGGCTAAGGTCGGGGCTTGGATTCTGGTGTCTCTGCCTAGGTTGCTTGGATGGGGGGCGCCCTGGTGTGGatgctgttgttgctgctgctgctgcaggatCCAGGCAGCCAAGGATTGTCATGCAACGTGTCCTCGTGGGACGTGGACTGGACCACAGAGTTCACAGCCACATGCCTGAATTTCAGCGGCCAAGGCCTGAGCCTGCCCCGGAACCAGTCTCTGCAGGCCAGGAACGTGATCCTTCTTGACCTGTCTGGGAATGGTCTTCAAGAGCTACCACTGCCCTTCTTTGCCCTCCTGGGAAAGCTGGAGGTCCTAGATGTGACAAACAACCCACTGGACCGAGTGGACAGGGCACTGGCCATGCGCTGTAAACTTGACCTGAAGGCTGACTGCAGCTGTGTCCTAGAATCCTGGCACCAGGTCAGACGGGACAACTGCTCTGGCCAGCTGCCTCTGCTGTGCCTGGACACAGCTACTGGTGCCTGGCACAATATCTCTACCTTCCTGGAGGTTGGCTGCCCCCCTGGCCTGTCCTTGATGACCATCGGGGCACTGGTGGCTGGTTGTAGCCTGCTCCTTGGGCTCACCATTGCTGGCCTGGTGCTGGCCTGGAGACTTCGGGGACTCTGGATGGTCAGCAGCCACGACCTGGACAAAACATGGGCTGCTCAGGATGGTTCCAGGTCTGGCTTGGGCAAGCAGCCGAGGTACAGTAGCCGAGGCCTCAGCCCTAAGCCCCCAGAGGCTGTCCTGCCCAGACCCTCCACACCCGACTATGAGAATGTGTTCGTGGGCCAGCCAGCTACCAGGCACCAGTGGGCCGAACAGGGGTGAGTGACTCACATCTGCCTGCCACACTCTGGAGGCAGACGGCCGGGATTCAAATCCCCGCACTGCCTCTTGtaggctgtgtgatcttgggcaagtagTTTCacctcagggcctcagttttctcatctgtaaaatggggataataacagccCCCACCTCATGGAGTTGGGACAAGAATTGAGTTCCTGTATCTGAGGCACGTTTCCCCCTT is a window encoding:
- the LOC125917488 gene encoding leucine-rich repeat-containing protein 25-like → MGGALVWMLLLLLLLQDPGSQGLSCNVSSWDVDWTTEFTATCLNFSGQGLSLPRNQSLQARNVILLDLSGNGLQELPLPFFALLGKLEVLDVTNNPLDRVDRALAMRCKLDLKADCSCVLESWHQVRRDNCSGQLPLLCLDTATGAWHNISTFLEVGCPPGLSLMTIGALVAGCSLLLGLTIAGLVLAWRLRGLWMVSSHDLDKTWAAQDGSRSGLGKQPRYSSRGLSPKPPEAVLPRPSTPDYENVFVGQPATRHQWAEQG